One genomic region from Candidatus Woesearchaeota archaeon encodes:
- a CDS encoding type II secretion system F family protein, with protein sequence MKKEAEILNAPENIPKKEAISEAHPGPKPESPSPIHEKPNEQARKGFFSMFRKNSKAELLKESQNPKKSWPDEKSFAKAKKIEEERKKIRKHLLRYYLLKSGFDTSPEELRDKIITFSGLGALFVSIVYSIYIVSMGTSIPMGLLVFLSMLVIGFIFIFLMAFLSVFLFLDILMYKRKNEIESVLADFLQLTSANVHAGMTLDKALWFAIRPRFGMLAKEIEMIAKETASGTSLEVSLRKFASRYNSNVLKSSVSLIIEGLEAGGEMGPLLSRISTNIKENQLMMREMAANVSTYVIFITSATIFAAPLLMALSYQLLLVVSKLSSTLEMPSAESAMGTLPVAFSKVSITAPEFRTFALLCLGVTAFFSAMIVSIIKSGDIRAGVKNIFVFIIGTTVMFMIMSYGLRGVFSSFI encoded by the coding sequence ATGAAAAAGGAAGCTGAAATTCTGAATGCTCCTGAAAATATTCCAAAAAAAGAAGCCATAAGCGAAGCGCATCCCGGCCCAAAGCCTGAATCTCCCTCTCCAATTCATGAGAAGCCCAATGAGCAGGCGCGAAAGGGATTTTTCAGCATGTTCAGGAAAAATTCCAAGGCAGAGCTTTTGAAGGAATCTCAGAATCCGAAAAAATCATGGCCAGATGAGAAATCCTTTGCCAAGGCAAAGAAGATTGAGGAGGAAAGGAAGAAGATAAGAAAGCACCTTCTCAGGTATTATCTCCTTAAATCAGGTTTTGACACATCTCCCGAGGAATTAAGGGACAAGATTATAACGTTTTCAGGGCTCGGGGCGCTGTTTGTGTCCATTGTTTACAGCATTTATATCGTTTCCATGGGCACTTCTATCCCAATGGGGCTTCTTGTTTTCCTTTCCATGCTTGTCATAGGATTCATTTTCATATTCCTCATGGCTTTCCTTTCTGTTTTCCTGTTCCTGGACATTCTCATGTACAAGAGAAAAAACGAGATTGAAAGCGTTCTTGCTGATTTTCTGCAGCTGACAAGCGCAAATGTCCATGCAGGAATGACCCTTGACAAGGCATTGTGGTTTGCAATACGCCCAAGATTTGGAATGCTTGCAAAGGAGATAGAGATGATTGCAAAGGAAACCGCAAGCGGCACTTCCCTTGAAGTTTCCCTGAGGAAATTCGCATCAAGATACAATTCAAATGTCCTTAAAAGCTCAGTCAGCCTTATAATTGAGGGGCTTGAGGCAGGCGGCGAAATGGGCCCCCTCCTTTCAAGAATCTCAACCAACATCAAAGAGAACCAGCTTATGATGAGGGAAATGGCTGCGAATGTCTCAACTTATGTGATTTTCATAACATCAGCAACAATATTTGCAGCGCCCCTCTTGATGGCGCTTTCTTACCAGCTTCTCCTTGTAGTGAGCAAGCTTTCTTCAACACTTGAGATGCCCTCTGCAGAGTCAGCAATGGGAACCCTTCCGGTTGCCTTCTCAAAAGTATCAATAACAGCCCCCGAGTTCAGGACTTTTGCCCTGCTCTGCCTCGGTGTTACAGCATTCTTCTCTGCAATGATTGTTTCAATAATAAAGAGCGGAGACATAAGAGCGGGTGTAAAGAACATTTTCGTTTTCATAATAGGAACAACAGTAATGTTTATGATTATGAGCTACGGGCTTAGGGGAGTATTCTCCTCATTTATCTGA
- a CDS encoding type II/IV secretion system ATPase subunit, translated as MERAKVNRFLFRRKSSEEKTHKKTEASPILAKSAVSAKDEPERRIIDKYSFLSDGMPIDILICRKKGEFVPIYEVSISTISANTQMILEKIRLELVDKVDLGINEMTDVKRTDIVEKRFSESIRFLISKYFTDASDKDKEFMTAYLIQRSLGMGSIEILMDDNQLEEVVINGSDEPAWVYHKKYNWLKTNVRVENEDQVKQYAAQIGRKVGRQISILNPLLDAHLSTGDRANCTLIPISSRGNTITLRKFASDPWTITSLLQNKTIPVNAAAIIWLAIQYELSMLITGGTASGKTSTLNVIAAFIPPNQRVISIEDTRELQLPKFLHWVPLLTRLPNPEGKGEISMLDLLVNSLRMRPDRILVGEIRRQNEAEVLFEAIHTGHSVYATVHANSVSETITRLTSPPINTPKSMLPAISLLLVQYRNRRTGMRRSFQLAEILPDASANVLMQYDVRKDVMNTMNKSISLIDSLQLFTGMSVSEIESDLKEKELILNWLVNQNLKSIDEVGLVMAEYYTDKDNLMKFVKANRKFE; from the coding sequence GTGGAAAGGGCGAAAGTTAACAGGTTTTTGTTTAGAAGGAAAAGTTCTGAGGAAAAAACACATAAGAAGACAGAAGCCTCTCCCATCTTAGCTAAAAGCGCTGTTTCTGCAAAGGATGAGCCCGAAAGGAGGATAATTGATAAGTATTCTTTTCTCTCAGACGGAATGCCCATTGACATTTTAATATGCAGGAAAAAAGGAGAGTTTGTCCCAATCTATGAAGTTTCAATTTCTACAATAAGCGCCAACACCCAGATGATTCTTGAGAAGATAAGGCTTGAACTCGTGGACAAGGTTGACCTAGGGATAAATGAAATGACTGATGTCAAGAGAACTGATATTGTTGAAAAGAGATTCAGCGAGTCAATACGCTTCCTGATAAGCAAGTATTTCACTGACGCAAGCGACAAGGACAAGGAATTCATGACAGCATACCTTATCCAGAGAAGCCTCGGGATGGGAAGCATAGAAATTCTTATGGATGACAACCAGCTTGAGGAGGTTGTCATAAACGGCTCAGACGAGCCCGCATGGGTTTATCACAAGAAATACAACTGGCTCAAGACAAATGTAAGGGTTGAGAATGAGGACCAGGTTAAGCAGTATGCTGCCCAGATCGGAAGGAAGGTTGGAAGGCAGATAAGCATATTAAACCCGCTTCTTGACGCCCACCTGAGCACAGGAGACAGGGCAAACTGCACTTTAATTCCGATATCATCCAGAGGGAATACAATCACCCTCAGGAAATTCGCCTCAGATCCATGGACAATAACAAGCCTCCTGCAGAACAAGACAATCCCAGTGAATGCTGCTGCAATAATATGGCTTGCAATCCAGTATGAGCTTTCAATGCTGATTACAGGAGGAACTGCATCAGGAAAGACATCCACCCTGAATGTCATAGCCGCTTTCATCCCTCCAAACCAGAGAGTAATATCAATTGAGGACACAAGAGAGCTTCAGCTCCCGAAATTCCTGCATTGGGTGCCTCTCCTGACAAGGCTACCTAATCCAGAAGGCAAGGGCGAGATTTCAATGCTTGACCTTCTTGTCAATTCACTGAGAATGAGGCCGGACAGGATTCTTGTAGGAGAAATAAGGAGGCAGAACGAGGCAGAGGTCCTCTTTGAGGCAATTCACACAGGGCACAGCGTCTATGCAACAGTGCACGCAAACAGCGTCTCTGAAACCATAACAAGGCTGACAAGCCCTCCCATTAACACTCCCAAGTCCATGCTTCCTGCAATATCGCTCCTGCTTGTGCAGTACAGGAACAGGAGAACAGGCATGAGAAGGTCTTTCCAGCTTGCAGAGATTCTCCCAGATGCATCTGCAAATGTGCTGATGCAGTATGATGTGAGAAAGGATGTTATGAACACCATGAACAAGTCAATAAGCCTCATTGACTCATTGCAGCTATTCACCGGAATGAGCGTTTCTGAGATAGAATCTGACCTTAAGGAGAAGGAATTAATCCTCAACTGGCTTGTCAATCAGAATCTTAAGAGCATAGATGAGGTTGGGCTTGTAATGGCTGAGTATTACACAGACAAGGATAATCTCATGAAATTCGTCAAGGCCAACAGGAAGTTTGAGTGA
- a CDS encoding SGNH/GDSL hydrolase family protein, which produces MKKMKTKSKKQKIALLLLFNLIFIVFALEALIRITKIDLELVKPTLYLHNNDRTVYMHSNNSGRLYELIPNVSIIINRSVEGRSCYVAEGDEYPVINVSINSLGFRGPEMKAEKSQGKIRIFVFGASNTFGFCASNNETYPAYMQYILDERYPEKFEVWNAGLNAYVMSQEAAYAEEVIKKYRPDIIIFQITNRGRRPFLMDDEQFKENFINKELYDENFPIISEKKIQSNFERFLARNSGIYRSIIATYNNLFVQRKIKNMSDYYLIDNINYKYFSSGAAVYNVRNFYNIIENNDNLSFVLIGIPLKNCEKSTEYCNIPKAADYINHYFAYCDYKEEKSNLAKICIEFVNKSEEYYLVHPPAYVYKEYAEAIVNSLEKRGLIN; this is translated from the coding sequence ATGAAAAAGATGAAAACTAAATCAAAAAAACAGAAAATTGCACTTCTTTTGCTGTTCAACTTAATATTTATCGTATTTGCTTTGGAAGCTTTAATACGCATAACAAAAATCGACCTTGAGCTTGTTAAACCAACGCTTTACCTGCATAATAACGACAGAACAGTTTACATGCACAGCAATAACTCAGGCCGCCTCTATGAACTGATTCCAAATGTGTCAATAATCATTAATCGAAGCGTAGAAGGGAGATCATGCTATGTTGCAGAAGGCGATGAATATCCTGTGATAAATGTATCTATAAACTCGCTTGGATTCAGAGGCCCTGAGATGAAGGCAGAAAAAAGTCAGGGAAAAATAAGAATTTTTGTCTTTGGCGCTTCAAACACATTTGGATTCTGTGCAAGCAACAATGAAACATATCCCGCATATATGCAATATATTCTTGATGAGCGCTACCCGGAAAAGTTTGAAGTGTGGAACGCAGGACTCAACGCATATGTAATGTCACAGGAAGCAGCATATGCAGAGGAGGTTATAAAAAAATACCGGCCAGACATCATAATATTTCAGATTACAAACCGGGGAAGAAGGCCCTTCCTGATGGATGATGAGCAGTTCAAAGAGAACTTCATAAATAAGGAATTATATGATGAAAATTTTCCAATTATCTCAGAAAAAAAGATTCAATCAAATTTTGAGAGATTTCTTGCAAGAAACTCGGGAATTTACAGAAGCATAATCGCAACATACAATAATCTTTTTGTACAAAGAAAGATAAAGAATATGTCTGATTATTACCTCATAGACAATATTAATTATAAATATTTCAGCTCAGGAGCAGCCGTTTATAATGTGAGAAACTTTTACAACATTATAGAAAATAACGACAACCTTAGTTTTGTTCTCATTGGAATTCCGCTTAAGAATTGTGAAAAAAGCACTGAGTACTGCAACATACCTAAGGCAGCAGATTACATTAATCACTACTTTGCATACTGTGATTACAAAGAAGAGAAGAGCAACCTCGCGAAAATCTGCATTGAATTTGTTAATAAAAGCGAAGAATACTACCTGGTACATCCGCCGGCTTATGTTTACAAAGAATATGCAGAAGCAATAGTTAATTCCCTTGAAAAACGCGGTCTAATCAATTAA
- a CDS encoding type II secretion system F family protein, producing MFFLVFIFLGFFFFFLHAPDVKIMKEKQEIGKEIIFAGRFLMVELESGIDVYNSMIGVAQNYETIGKYMRHIIKQIDLGTPIEDAINEEVELTPSDDLRKILWQILNSLRTGADASKSLRSVIEQIVKEQHISITEYGRKLNPLAMFYMIIAIILPTLGVTMTIVLSTLMSIPIDFKILMVFLMFVAFMQFMFLSIIRSSRPAVGI from the coding sequence ATGTTTTTTCTGGTTTTCATCTTCCTTGGATTCTTCTTTTTCTTCCTCCATGCTCCTGATGTAAAGATAATGAAGGAAAAGCAGGAGATAGGAAAGGAGATAATTTTTGCAGGAAGATTCCTGATGGTTGAGCTTGAGTCAGGAATCGATGTCTATAATTCAATGATAGGTGTTGCCCAGAACTATGAGACTATTGGGAAATACATGAGGCACATAATAAAGCAGATTGATTTAGGAACGCCCATTGAGGATGCAATTAATGAGGAGGTTGAGCTCACCCCCTCGGATGATTTGAGAAAGATACTCTGGCAGATTCTCAATTCCCTGAGGACAGGGGCAGATGCCTCAAAAAGCCTGCGCTCTGTAATTGAGCAGATAGTGAAAGAGCAGCACATCTCAATAACTGAGTATGGAAGAAAGCTCAATCCGCTTGCAATGTTTTACATGATAATCGCAATAATCCTTCCAACGCTTGGCGTTACAATGACAATAGTCCTGTCAACTCTCATGTCAATTCCAATTGACTTCAAGATTCTTATGGTGTTCCTGATGTTTGTGGCATTCATGCAGTTCATGTTCCTCTCTATAATACGCTCGTCAAGGCCTGCTGTCGGAATATAA